The DNA window TATGCACCATCGAGCACGCAAAGATTCTGGTCAATCGCTTTACGGAGACGGGCAAGGTAGGGCTGGTTTCCTACCAGCGTCACTACGCACCGCAGTTCCGCTACATCAAGCAGAGCATCGAATCCGGTAAAGTGGGCGAGGTGCAGTTCATCTCCGCGCTGCAGTGCCAGGGCTGGTACAAGGGCACGATGGGCACCTGGCGTCAGGACCCCGAGCTCTCCGGAGGCGGACAGCTGAACGACTCGGGCAGCCATCTGGTAGACATTATCCTGTGGACTACCGGGCTGACGGTACAGACGGTCACCGCCTTCACGGAGAACTTCGAGTCGAAGGTGGATATCAACAGCGCACTGTCCATCAAGTTCCGCAACGGTGCGCTGGGCAACATCTCCATCGTGGGCAACGCCCCCACCTGGCATGAAGACATCACCTTCTGGTGCAGTGAGGGTATGTTCCTGTACCGGAACGGACACCTGCAGTTCGTGGACGCTGCAGGTAAGCGACACGACCTGACCGAGAAGGACATGCCCGCTGGCAGCAGCCCCGGACGCAACTTTGTCGATGCCATCCTGAAGGGGGTGCCGGTGGAGTCGCCACCGGAGTGTGGGCTGCGCGTCATCGAGATGACCGAAGCCGCGTGGAAGTCCGCCGCACAAAACGGAATGCCGGTCACGGTGTAGGATAAAGGTTAGTGGGCGGGCTACGCGCGGTAGCCTGCCCTTCGGTCCTGCTGATAGCGAACTGGTCTTTGCAGAGACAGTCACAGCACGGCTTCCACCGGTGTATAGGTCAGCCCGAACAGCTCCGCAATCGCAGCATAAGTCACTTTGCCATCCACGATATTGAGCCCACGCTGCAGAGGTGGATGCTTGCGTGCCGCCTCCCGCCAGCCGAGATTCGCCAGCTCCAGCACCCAGCGGGTGGTCTCATTGGTCAGGGCGTAGGTGCTGGTACCGGGCACCGCACCGGGCATGTTTGTCACACAATAGTGGATGATGCTGTCCACCGTGTAGGTTGGATGCGAATGGGTGGTGGGTTTAGACGTTTCGGCGATGCCGCCCTGATCGATGCTGATGTCCACAATCACCGCGCCCGGCTTCATCAGCGACAGCATGTCGCGTGTGATGAGAATGGGCGCACGCGCCCCCGGACGCAGTGCCGCTCCGATGACCAGGTCCGCGCGGCGCAGCTCCTCGCGGATGTTGTAGGCGTTGGACATCAGCGTGTCCACGTTCTTGGGCAGGATGTCTTCCAGCACCCGCAGGCGGGCGGTGTTGATGTCCATCACCGTGACGTTCGCGCCAATGCCTGCGGCTATCTTCGCCGCGTTCGTGCCTGCTACGCCGCCGCCGAGTACCAGCACATGCGCGGGGCGCACCCCGGGCACGCCGGAAAGCAGGATACCGCGCCCTTCCATCGGTCGCTCCAGATACTTCGCCCCCTCCTGAATCGCCATCCGCCCGGCGATTTCGCTCATCGGAATCAGTAGCGGCAGCGATCCGTCGTCCAGCTGGATGGTCTCGTAGGCGATGCACACCGCCCCGCTGCGTATCATCGCCTGTGTCAAGCCCTCATCAGCCGCAAAGTGGAAATAGGTGAACAGAACCTGTCCGGGGCGCATGAGAGGGTATTCCTGTGGCAAAGGTTCCTTGACCTTCACCACCATATCCGCCTGCGCGTATACGGTTTGCGCATCGGGCACGATTCGAGCGCCAGCCTGTGCATACTCTTCGTCGGTGATGCCGGTGCCTTTGCCCGCGCCCGATTCGAGAAGCACCGTATGCCCTGCTTTGGTCAATATCTCCACGCCCGCAGGCACCATTGCCACGCGGTACTCGCTGTCCTTAATCTCTCGCGGCACACCGATAACCATCTTCCGTTTCTCCTCCCTAACGCCGTTGTTAGCCGGGGACTGTACACCGTACCCTCAACAACTCATTCTCCTTCGCGGCAGGGATCTCCTGCGGGGGGCGTAGCCCGTCCTGCGTTGCGCTTGCGTGCATCATACGGTATACTATGAGTGTTGCCGAACT is part of the Bacillota bacterium genome and encodes:
- a CDS encoding Gfo/Idh/MocA family oxidoreductase, whose amino-acid sequence is MAGKVRIGFIGCGGMARSHMKVFFTSVPEAQIVALCDPSDEQIKRCMEAFPSLKEVPVFKDYREMLEKVAMDAVAIITPHTQHFQQAMDALDKGLHVLIEKPMVCTIEHAKILVNRFTETGKVGLVSYQRHYAPQFRYIKQSIESGKVGEVQFISALQCQGWYKGTMGTWRQDPELSGGGQLNDSGSHLVDIILWTTGLTVQTVTAFTENFESKVDINSALSIKFRNGALGNISIVGNAPTWHEDITFWCSEGMFLYRNGHLQFVDAAGKRHDLTEKDMPAGSSPGRNFVDAILKGVPVESPPECGLRVIEMTEAAWKSAAQNGMPVTV
- the ald gene encoding alanine dehydrogenase; this translates as MVIGVPREIKDSEYRVAMVPAGVEILTKAGHTVLLESGAGKGTGITDEEYAQAGARIVPDAQTVYAQADMVVKVKEPLPQEYPLMRPGQVLFTYFHFAADEGLTQAMIRSGAVCIAYETIQLDDGSLPLLIPMSEIAGRMAIQEGAKYLERPMEGRGILLSGVPGVRPAHVLVLGGGVAGTNAAKIAAGIGANVTVMDINTARLRVLEDILPKNVDTLMSNAYNIREELRRADLVIGAALRPGARAPILITRDMLSLMKPGAVIVDISIDQGGIAETSKPTTHSHPTYTVDSIIHYCVTNMPGAVPGTSTYALTNETTRWVLELANLGWREAARKHPPLQRGLNIVDGKVTYAAIAELFGLTYTPVEAVL